Below is a genomic region from Hydrogenothermus marinus.
TTAGAGAATTGTTATATCTGATAATATTATCAGCTGGATAATAATTTTCTAAAAATTTTTCAGTATAATCGGCAATATCTTTTTCATTGCCTATTACTGAAGGTATTTTTACAAGGTCTATAAGGTAATTTATAATATTACTTCCCATTCTTCTGTATATCCTAATCTCTCTGAAAGTTCTTTAGATTTTTCTATAAACAGATTTTTAATATTCATTAAATTATCATTAGTTATTCTAAAAGATGGTCCAGATAATGTTATAGCTGCGGCAACTTCTTTTTTATAATCAAAAACAGGTACAGATAAGCACCTAACTTCTTTTTCCCATTCTTCATCATCAATTGCAAATCCTTGTTGTCTAACAAGCTTTACATGTTCCAGTAATTTTTCTTTATCTGTTATTGTTTTATCAGTATATGGTAAAAGTTTGATATTGTTAAAAAATTCTTCCAGCTCATGCTGTTCCATATATGCAAGATGTACTTTTCCAGATGCTGAAGCATACATTGGTAAAAGTCTACCGACCCTTGATTTAACAATGACTGGTCTATCTACTTCGTAAGCATCTATATAAACAATTTCCCATCCACTTCTAACAGCAAGATATACATTTTCTTTTATTGTTTCACCTAAGTATTGTAAATAAGGTTTAGCTAATTTTCTAATTTCAACATTAGATAAATAAGAATAACCAACTTCAAAATTTTTGATACCTAAGGAATATACTTTTTCTTCTTTGTTAAAATCTATATAACCTCTATTTAAAAGAATGTTTATGATTTTTTGAAGTTGATAAGTTGATATATTTATACCTTTTTGTATTTCTTCAAAAGTTGATTTAGAATGCTTAGATAAGAAGAATAAAATTTGAAAAGCAACTTCTACATTATGAACTATATATTCTTTCTTTATTCTTTTTCCCATAAAGTTAACCTATAAATTAATGGCGGAGCCGACGGGATTCGAACCCGCGACCTCTGGCGTGACAGGCCAGCGTTCTGGGCCAGCTGAACTACGGCTCCATTTTAATGGGCGGTAGAGGATTCGAACCTCTGACCCCCTCCTTGTAAGGGAGGTGCTCTGGCCAACTGAGCTAACCGCCCAACAGCAGGATAAATATATTATTACATTCATTTTTATTTGTCAAGTTATTTTTAAAAGTGTTCTAAAAATATAGAGTCAGATGTAAAATAAGGTAAAAACTAAAAGTAGGGGGGGGAATAAAAATAAGAAGAACTAGATTGAAATTCAAAAAAATAATCAAAATAACT
It encodes:
- a CDS encoding IclR family transcriptional regulator, whose product is MGKRIKKEYIVHNVEVAFQILFFLSKHSKSTFEEIQKGINISTYQLQKIINILLNRGYIDFNKEEKVYSLGIKNFEVGYSYLSNVEIRKLAKPYLQYLGETIKENVYLAVRSGWEIVYIDAYEVDRPVIVKSRVGRLLPMYASASGKVHLAYMEQHELEEFFNNIKLLPYTDKTITDKEKLLEHVKLVRQQGFAIDDEEWEKEVRCLSVPVFDYKKEVAAAITLSGPSFRITNDNLMNIKNLFIEKSKELSERLGYTEEWEVIL